A window of Eucalyptus grandis isolate ANBG69807.140 chromosome 4, ASM1654582v1, whole genome shotgun sequence genomic DNA:
AATTAGGATTAAAATACATGTGTGAGTTgctattttgacttttattataTCTAGAattgttgactttttttatttaaagtcGTTATCCAAAGTATTAAAATGGACCAAGTATGAAACCGCGATACTTGTCCGTAAAATGGACCAAGTATGAAACCGCGATACTTGTCCGTTGCACTTCATTCGACACACATTGGATCATTCCGGTTCCAAATGAATTGCACTTTCGATTTGTTCCCTTTTTCTTGCCAGGTTTGGTTTTAATTTCCAGAGAGGTTGCTTCTTGATATTTTCGCGGTATCGGATGATCACTCTATTAATCACTTCCAGTGTGCTCGTAGTTATTATTGAAGCGGACACTTAGTTTGTCACAGAGTCACAACATGAAAATGTCTGTGATAGCACTTGAAGAGTGAAAAGACAGAGGATAGTGAGAAAGTTGCAGCACGTTCGTCCCTTGAATGAATTACACTGCATTTCTCTCAGCTTCCCGAGTTTCAGCAGAGCTGATTCTGCTCATGTCTGTTTAACGCTAGAAAAGCACAACCAGCCAACTTCAAAATTCGAAAGCAACATAAGATAAATGACAGCATCTTGCTCATGTCATATCCTGTCTTCCTCATGCTTGTCATCCTTCAGTCCTCTTGCGACATAGCCGTGACCGAGCTTGTTCTGCAAGCAAACAGCCAACTGCATTCTGCGCTGCATCTCCTTGTTCGGAGCCGCATGCACCGGATGCCGATGACGGCACACCGGTTGGCCCACATAGCCTTTAGCTTGGTGTATCGTAAAGCTTCGAGCACGCGGGGTTACACAACTTCGATGCTAAATAACACGACCGGTCCAGGCAAGGACTCGTCCGTGCACCAATGCATCCAAAAGCGTCGAAACAATTATGAGAAGGCCGTATTGAAACGTGAAGAGGCATTAGGTGACTTGGACCCCAAGAGCTTCTTCGGATCGGCGGACTTGGCGATGATTGCTGGTATGGGCACGGACGATTGCAAATCGGCCTTCAAGAGATCACCTTCATCAATGTCCGATAATAATTGGGATCTTAAAAGGTCTCTCGAAAACATGTGTTGCTGTCGCTAACTTGTTCGCTACAAAAAATTAATCACCATTGGTCCATCACCTTAGGTCCATCATTTTACAGAAAAAATAACGATATGTTTCAGTGTTTGGCTGAGACATgtaaaagaattggaaaatatatttcattgtttcgtaagaaaaatctcatttgattggaaattgctgATATAAGCGGTCTTATGTGGTACGACCACGATGAatagacaatttttgtaaatttaaagaaaaatatagattttaaaatatttttattcttttatttcttttctttttccttcttcctccatcaGCTTGTCAGGCCTTGGCGAcaggccataggcaagggctgACCTCGTCAACCTCCGATGACATTAAGTCTCACCAAAATATGGTGAGGTCTAGCTCGCTTGAGGCAGatgagcttgagcctcaccagtCTCAAGAAGACTCGGCCTCACTAGAATCTAGCAAGCTCGAGCCTAGGCCTGAGGTCGGCCCTCGCTGGCCTGCTCCCCTATGACTAGTTGTTAGCGGTTGCCAAGGCCCAATGCGgcctagaggaagaaggaaaaagaaaaggatgaagataaaaatatttaaaaatttcgaaatctTTTAGAAAGTATTTTGGCCTCGATGGACTCGGGCATGAGCATTGAGGACCCGGGTTTGGCCTTGATATTATTAGGCTTGGCATCCCGGGCCCGGTCTCGATGGACTCAAGCATAGTGGCTGaggtcttttttttcttttcatattaagataatattaaattatattataaataaaccATCCGGCCCAAAACTGACATGAACCTAACCTAAAATAAGCCGGCCCTCAAACAACGCAAGCCCAAGACGATCCGACCCGTGACCCGGAACCGGACCCGGACCCAACCGAGGCTGACCCGATATCTACTACGCTGGGCAAGTACCACAGCAATTTCCCTCCAGCTCCAGCAGCTTTTCTACTTCCCGCTCTTCTTCTCAAACCCCCTGCCAGACGACCATCATGAGCTcctcctccggcggcggcgacggcggcggcgtcggcccGAAGCTCCCTCAGGACGTCGCGGTCGAGATCCTGAAGCGGCTGCCGGTGAAATCGCTCCTCCGATTCAGGTGCGTCTCCCGATCGTGGCGTTCCGCCATCGACGACCCTGCGTTCGTGGCCCTCCACGCTCGCCACTCTGCTCTCTATGCCTCCAACTGGTACCTCGTGTGTCTAGATTACCGCGGTGATCTTCAGGATAGGTGTTCTCTGGTTCCCCACGACTCTCTTACCCTGCCTTCTCTGTTGCGAGTCGAAACCCCTTTTGTTACTCCTCCTCCCCGCGGTTTCTATTTCGTCGGTTCGTGCAATGGTTTGATTTGCCTCGCCGACCGAAATGGCGAAGGGCCGTACATGTATCTGTGGAATTTGTTCACCAGAAAGCACAAGGTGATTCAAGTATTCCCCTGCCCGGAGGAGCCGCAATTTCGTTGCAAGCCGGCTGATAGTGGTTTTCTAGGGTTTGGCTTCGACGCTGGGTCGAATGACTATAAGATTGTGAGGATTCTCTCTTTTCAAGGTGATGATCGGCGTTGGTTTGGTCGAGTCGGGATTTATTCACTCCGTACAGATTCCTGGAGAAGTTTGAGGTGTCAGGTTCCTGCTTTTCACGAGGACAGCCAAGCGGTCTTCTTGAATGGGAATCTGCACTGGGTTGCTTTCAAGTTGGATGATATGGGTTGTGTGAGTGAAGATGCATCATTATTCCTGTTTAACGTCGCGAGTgaggtgtttgatgaaatggcTCTGCCGGAAAATACGAGTGCCTCTTCACTACTGTCTGTGGCAGTGTTAAATGACTTGCTGGCGGTGTTCTTTCGTGCAGACGCCtttgatgataatgatgactaTTATTCCGTTTGTTCTGTTTGGGTTATGAGAGACTACGGCGTGCCTCAATCTTGGACTAATCTGTGTACTTTTCAGGTTGATGAAGTGGTAGCAAGATTTTATGGCTGGATGTGCAATGGTGAGCTTCTTATGGAAATAGATAGCTTTGACATTGAAAATCGAATTTCTTTGAATCCGATCACACACGAAGTCACAGTGCTTCCATTACCGAGGATAACTGATTTGATCATGGTTTTTGAGAATCTCGTTTCACTGGAGATATGACTCGATTGCTGCTACATTTACTGGTATGACAGTTTTTGATCATGCTTGCTTTCAATTACATCAGAATTGAGAAGAAATGGTTTTATTCATATGTCTCCCAACCATACAATGATGAGAATAGGTAATGAGTTGGTACCCATTTACTTGGTATTTCTTGCAAGCTTTAGAATGcactttcattttcacttttttttcttcaggcTAGCAAAGTCTAGTGTGAGTCATCTTCTTGTTTCCACAGTGACATTTCacatgaatttttcttttgaagtaaGTCTGATTTTATCCGCGATTTCTGCATTTCACTCAATGATCTGTGTTTTGTCCTGTCCAATTCAGCTCTCTAAGGTACAGTCAGATTTCGATGTTCCGATGCTTCATGAAATCCTAAGGAAAAGCAAAACCCGGCATACTTGCCAGTTGCACTTCATTACACTATTATTATTCCGATTCCACT
This region includes:
- the LOC104441186 gene encoding putative F-box protein At3g16210 isoform X2; this translates as MSSSSGGGDGGGVGPKLPQDVAVEILKRLPVKSLLRFRCVSRSWRSAIDDPAFVALHARHSALYASNWYLVCLDYRGDLQDRCSLVPHDSLTLPSLLRVETPFVTPPPRGFYFVGSCNGLICLADRNGEGPYMYLWNLFTRKHKVIQVFPCPEEPQFRCKPADSGFLGFGFDAGSNDYKIVRILSFQGDDRRWFGRVGIYSLRTDSWRSLRCQVPAFHEDSQAVFLNGNLHWVAFKLDDMGCVSEDASLFLFNVASEVFDEMALPENTSASSLLSVAVLNDLLAVFFRADAFDDNDDYYSVCSVWVMRDYGVPQSWTNLCTFQVDEVVARFYGWMCNGLVYISRDIAS
- the LOC104441186 gene encoding putative F-box protein At3g16210 isoform X1 encodes the protein MSSSSGGGDGGGVGPKLPQDVAVEILKRLPVKSLLRFRCVSRSWRSAIDDPAFVALHARHSALYASNWYLVCLDYRGDLQDRCSLVPHDSLTLPSLLRVETPFVTPPPRGFYFVGSCNGLICLADRNGEGPYMYLWNLFTRKHKVIQVFPCPEEPQFRCKPADSGFLGFGFDAGSNDYKIVRILSFQGDDRRWFGRVGIYSLRTDSWRSLRCQVPAFHEDSQAVFLNGNLHWVAFKLDDMGCVSEDASLFLFNVASEVFDEMALPENTSASSLLSVAVLNDLLAVFFRADAFDDNDDYYSVCSVWVMRDYGVPQSWTNLCTFQVDEVVARFYGWMCNGELLMEIDSFDIENRISLNPITHEVTVLPLPRITDLIMVFENLVSLEI